A window from Neoarius graeffei isolate fNeoGra1 chromosome 14, fNeoGra1.pri, whole genome shotgun sequence encodes these proteins:
- the si:dkey-21c1.4 gene encoding uncharacterized protein si:dkey-21c1.4 isoform X2: MVKVCVYLSNVSDNRHHLVKLKMSLETCPFCGKPFKRLKSHLPHCKMAPGSKTAKRPKEIPAVTFKHTSNKDKTNKVNTDTKLNYPTSQANSISPVKSEKVEKVSVDKEFLQNMSFTLPSTSSKVPSAEAMDTDTLKPKIKWLAKREQEMLKRAKLQTQTRIEFDSVSQQEKHNSKTYKNPITDAPLLEKEIPGGQKGLTETSLTSQLITSTATDPLQRVPWTTDCQVKQSMQECKENTCVSEQIQNSPKPLTKELGSRVNEQVVTVFQTKTCVWDHIKHALYEGRHDRVPVLFPIVSAHKVSFTKYVNTSECVLSSHTGNDQNATMKACPIQLPISQTSVQKSVEDVLSSRLQNMSVMAYSPEMATGYGETFFFSSHSEISSNENVLMKCQTSKFSPQSQGLMTERRLGDVKLKELFSWLGARTPKSPKETVTMFNKGWQWYYRKYIDVQKGGIGGIAMLIGGYCVLSYIWSYSHIKKQRWRTYH, encoded by the exons ATGGTAaaagtgtgtgtttatttatcaaACGTAAGTGACAATCGGCATCATTTAGTGAAGCTCAAGATGAGCTTAG aGACATGTCCGTTTTGTGGGAAGCCATTCAAAAGGCTCAAATCTCATCTTCCTCACTGCAAAATGGCCCCTGGGTCCAAGACTGCTAAAAGACCTAAAGAAATCCCGGCTGTTACTTTTAAACACACAAGTAATAAGGATAAGACAAATAAAGTCAACACTGACACTAAACTGAATTATCCAACATCTCAGGCAAACTCCATATCCCCAGTGAAATCCGAAAAAGTTGAAAAGGTGAGCGTAGATAAGGAATTTTTACAAAACATGTCCTTCACACTCCCAAGCACTTCATCCAAAGTCCCATCAGCTGAAGCAATGGACACAGACACTTTGAAGCCCAAAATCAAGTGGCTTGCAAAAAGAGAACAAGAGATGTTGAAACGAGCAAAGCTGCAGACACAGACAAGAATTGAATTCGATTCAGTTTCTCAGCAGGAAAAGCATAACAGTAAAACGTACAAAAACCCCATAACAGATGCACCTTTATTAGAAAAAGAAATCCCCGGTGGGCAAAAAGGGCTCACAGAAACCAGTTTGACTTCTCAACTTATCACCAGCACTGCCACAGATCCTTTACAAAGAGTTCCATGGACCACAGACTGCCAGGTTAAACAAAGTATGCAAGAGTGCAAAGAAAATACTTGTGTATCAGAGCAGATACAAAATAGCCCAAAGCCTTTGACCAAAGAACTGGGTTCAAGAGTAAACGAGCAAGTTGTGACTGTATTTCAAACTAAGACTTGTGTGTGGGACCACATTAAACACGCACTTTATGAAGGGAGACATGACCGTGTTCCAGTGTTATTTCCCATAGTTTCAGCACACAAAGTCTCTTTTACTAAGTATGTAAACACTTCAGAGTGTGTACTCAGTTCTCATACAGGGAATGATCAAAATGCTACTATGAAGGCTTGCCCTATACAGCTTCCGATTTCCCAAACCTCAGTTCAAAAGTCAGTTGAAGACGTGCTCAGCTCACGCTTACAAAACATGTCCGTAATGGCATACTCCCCTGAGATGGCAACAGGTTATGGTGAAACGTTTTTCTTCTCGAGTCATTCAGAAATCTCCTCTAATGAAAATGTATTGATGAAGTGCCAAACCTCCAAGTTTTCACCACAGAGTCAAG GTTTAATGACAGAGCGAAGACTTGGAGATGTGAAACTGAAGGAGCTTTTTTCTTGGCTTGGTGCCCGAACACCAAAATCACCCAAGGAGACCGTGACAATGTTTAACAAAG GTTGGCAGTGGTATTACAGGAAGTACATTGATGTACAGAAAGGAGGAATAGGTGGGATTGCAATGCTGATTGGTGGCTACTGTGTCCTGAGTTACATATGGAGTTATTCTCATATCA AGAAACAGCGCTGGAGGACGTACCATTAG
- the si:dkey-21c1.4 gene encoding uncharacterized protein si:dkey-21c1.4 isoform X1: protein MVKVCVYLSNVSDNRHHLVKLKMSLETCPFCGKPFKRLKSHLPHCKMAPGSKTAKRPKEIPAVTFKHTSNKDKTNKVNTDTKLNYPTSQANSISPVKSEKVEKVSVDKEFLQNMSFTLPSTSSKVPSAEAMDTDTLKPKIKWLAKREQEMLKRAKLQTQTRIEFDSVSQQEKHNSKTYKNPITDAPLLEKEIPGGQKGLTETSLTSQLITSTATDPLQRVPWTTDCQVKQSMQECKENTCVSEQIQNSPKPLTKELGSRVNEQVVTVFQTKTCVWDHIKHALYEGRHDRVPVLFPIVSAHKVSFTKYVNTSECVLSSHTGNDQNATMKACPIQLPISQTSVQKSVEDVLSSRLQNMSVMAYSPEMATGYGETFFFSSHSEISSNENVLMKCQTSKFSPQSQGLMTERRLGDVKLKELFSWLGARTPKSPKETVTMFNKGWQWYYRKYIDVQKGGIGGIAMLIGGYCVLSYIWSYSHISKLTVDIISSCMVHTQLFYPHSLDMSNCAL, encoded by the exons ATGGTAaaagtgtgtgtttatttatcaaACGTAAGTGACAATCGGCATCATTTAGTGAAGCTCAAGATGAGCTTAG aGACATGTCCGTTTTGTGGGAAGCCATTCAAAAGGCTCAAATCTCATCTTCCTCACTGCAAAATGGCCCCTGGGTCCAAGACTGCTAAAAGACCTAAAGAAATCCCGGCTGTTACTTTTAAACACACAAGTAATAAGGATAAGACAAATAAAGTCAACACTGACACTAAACTGAATTATCCAACATCTCAGGCAAACTCCATATCCCCAGTGAAATCCGAAAAAGTTGAAAAGGTGAGCGTAGATAAGGAATTTTTACAAAACATGTCCTTCACACTCCCAAGCACTTCATCCAAAGTCCCATCAGCTGAAGCAATGGACACAGACACTTTGAAGCCCAAAATCAAGTGGCTTGCAAAAAGAGAACAAGAGATGTTGAAACGAGCAAAGCTGCAGACACAGACAAGAATTGAATTCGATTCAGTTTCTCAGCAGGAAAAGCATAACAGTAAAACGTACAAAAACCCCATAACAGATGCACCTTTATTAGAAAAAGAAATCCCCGGTGGGCAAAAAGGGCTCACAGAAACCAGTTTGACTTCTCAACTTATCACCAGCACTGCCACAGATCCTTTACAAAGAGTTCCATGGACCACAGACTGCCAGGTTAAACAAAGTATGCAAGAGTGCAAAGAAAATACTTGTGTATCAGAGCAGATACAAAATAGCCCAAAGCCTTTGACCAAAGAACTGGGTTCAAGAGTAAACGAGCAAGTTGTGACTGTATTTCAAACTAAGACTTGTGTGTGGGACCACATTAAACACGCACTTTATGAAGGGAGACATGACCGTGTTCCAGTGTTATTTCCCATAGTTTCAGCACACAAAGTCTCTTTTACTAAGTATGTAAACACTTCAGAGTGTGTACTCAGTTCTCATACAGGGAATGATCAAAATGCTACTATGAAGGCTTGCCCTATACAGCTTCCGATTTCCCAAACCTCAGTTCAAAAGTCAGTTGAAGACGTGCTCAGCTCACGCTTACAAAACATGTCCGTAATGGCATACTCCCCTGAGATGGCAACAGGTTATGGTGAAACGTTTTTCTTCTCGAGTCATTCAGAAATCTCCTCTAATGAAAATGTATTGATGAAGTGCCAAACCTCCAAGTTTTCACCACAGAGTCAAG GTTTAATGACAGAGCGAAGACTTGGAGATGTGAAACTGAAGGAGCTTTTTTCTTGGCTTGGTGCCCGAACACCAAAATCACCCAAGGAGACCGTGACAATGTTTAACAAAG GTTGGCAGTGGTATTACAGGAAGTACATTGATGTACAGAAAGGAGGAATAGGTGGGATTGCAATGCTGATTGGTGGCTACTGTGTCCTGAGTTACATATGGAGTTATTCTCATATCAGTAAGTTAACTGTAGATATCATTTCTTCTTGCATGGTACATacgcaattattctatccacattcactggatatgagcaattgcgcactctga
- the bicral gene encoding BRD4-interacting chromatin-remodeling complex-associated protein-like: MDDEDDRRLLDFIGDVQALNDYLHGSNSKSIEEDDLTNAAYESASSFFTNDTGGSDEGLKDGHNHLEVFGEAGESGLTSSLQFIEDELEGGVSPSGGVDLGSEDQPFDILQKSLLEADITEQTLAEEALLDSQPAMCPSTATFPQQLVSGGIGGVSGTGLVAPMPLAGAQPQAFIQQVPQLPLPNGPAGHIQLLSSLNGSTPSMMTIKSLERPQILLRPGGNAVMGNAGQGTAFVPSAPGQVSVPFNKGPIQLQNIIIQRGPVPQSLVRPIQPKAVQTGGQTVYNISNLGIQPNTTTIATPVNTMGYTANGSPQTTQQVKVVVHSPFGQQGQPQVQASLPQGQFLLPTGSTVHGLQAVNGQVLQSNTQVSDPSLTSTTTYSILTNQNTAVQIIAGQNFAAGGQMIVNQGVVSAGQIGQTSPTGVMQVAQRPGGTTKVWTANPSPTPTAVQALQAPNRLTMVNSTGQTHLQISVSPGQRLLVPVAQNNTNSSHTAVQELQFEKQQIPLNQDSTLPKQKAQTQLAHLLGTKGVKTSANQESLLLTISKRPENQQLSRGGMVLEQLKRDHTRVVSPDRTPFTSLNDVIDRLLPYHVFQGEPPSEEDFAKVDEEFEAAATQVLMRTQSMVNKYRRLLMVEAERSSPSSEMVMIDRTFNQEERNNLIQDKRTVLVDPDGFIEEFCCGPKKLTSNSVAMDLDGHEEIPSLMETSPSQDTPHVQGYGERTERHVKPAYRTDVYSVFEDPGGEGHEESFSKSSLDMKKMKSNNNSSSSQHHQHFHPAHYSCTSPSHSQHISGHLYPSEQLQSFGHGHVQLSDTDSVLEAAVNSILDC; this comes from the exons ATGGATGATGAAGACGATCGCCGTCTTCTGGATTTTATTGG AGATGTACAAGCTCTAAATGACTATCTTCACGGCTCCAATAGCAAATCG ATAGAAGAGGATGACCTGACAAATGCAGCTTATGAATCTGCAAGCTCATTTTTCACAAATGACACA GGTGGCTCAGATGAAGGACTTAAAGATGGCCACAATCACCTGGAAGTGTTTGGTGAGGCTGGTGAATCTGGACTCACCAGCAGCCTTCAGTTTATTGAAGATGAACTGGAGGGTGGCGTCTCCCCGAGTGGTGGGGTTGATCTTGGTAGTGAGGACCAACCTTTTGATATCCTACAGAAGTCTTTATTGGAGGCAGATATTACTGAACAGACATTGGCCGAAGAGGCATTGCTGGACTCTCAGCCAGCTATGTGTCCTAGCACTGCAACCTTCCCCCAGCAGCTGGTCTCTGGAGGAATTGGAGGTGTTTCAGGAACTGGACTGGTGGCTCCAATGCCCCTAGCTGGGGCACAACCTCAGGCTTTTATCCAGCAAGTTCCCCAGCTGCCATTGCCAAATGGACCAGCAGGACACATTCAGTTATTGAGCTCTCTTAATGGAAGTACTCCCTCCATGATGACTATCAAGAGCCTGGAGCGACCTCAGATCCTCTTAAGGCCTGGTGGAAATGCAGTGATGGGCAATGCTGGGCAGGGTACAGCTTTCGTTCCTTCTGCACCTGGGCAGGTATCTGTTCCCTTTAATAAAGGGCCAATACAGCTGCAGAATATTATTATTCAGAGAGGCCCTGTACCACAGTCTTTGGTCAGACCCATTCAGCCTAAGGCTGTCCAAACAGGTGGACAAACTGTGTACAATATAAGCAATCTAGGTATCCAACCCAACACCACTACTATTGCAACCCCAGTTAATACTATGGGGTACACAGCCAATGGATCTCCACAGACTACCCAGCAGGTAAAAGTTGTAGTCCATTCTCCCTTTGGACAACAAGGGCAACCACAGGTTCAAGCCAGTCTTCCCCAGGGGCAGTTTTTATTACCCACTGGCAGCACTGTTCATGGGCTTCAGGCAGTGAATGGTCAGGTGCTTCAAAGCAACACTCAAGTGAGTGACCCATCCTTAACTAGCACTACTACATACTCTATCTTGACTAATCAGAATACAGCTGTGCAGATTATCGCTGGGCAAAATTTTGCAGCTGGTGGGCAGATGATCGTGAATCAAGGTGTGGTTAGTGCAGGTCAGATAGGGCAAACCTCTCCTACAGGGGTAATGCAGGTTGCTCAGAGGCCTGGTGGCACAACCAAAGTCTGGACTGCCAATCCATCACCCACTCCAACCGCTGTACAGGCTTTGCAGGCACCAAACCGTCTCACCATGGTAAACTCCACAGGCCAGACTCATCTACAGATATCTGTTAGCCCAGGACAGCGTCTTCTGGTGCCTGTAGCACAAAACAACACAAACTCTTCACACACTGCAGTCCAAGAACTACAGTTTGAAAAGCAGCAAATACCTCTCAACCAG GACTCCACATTACCAAAACAGAAAGCTCAGACCCAGCTGGCGCATCTGCTTGGTACTAAAG GGGTGAAAACTTCTGCCAACCAGGAATCCCTTCTCCTAACTATTTCAAAGAGACCTGAAAATCAGCAGCTTAGCAGAGGAGGAAT GGTTCTTGAGCAGCTAAAGAGAGATCATACCAGGGTCGTATCTCCAGACCGTACACCCTTCACTTCACTAAATGATGTCATCGACAGATTGCTGCCCTATCATGTGTTCCAAGGGGAGCCACCCTCTGAGGAGGATTTTGCCAAAG TGGATGAAGAATTTGAGGCAGCTGCCACACAAGTGTTAATGAGAACACAGTCCATGGTAAACAAATACAGGCGTTTGCTCATGGTGGAAGCTGAG CGGTCCAGCCCTTCATCAGAAATGGTGATGATAGACAGGACATTCAACCAAGAGGAACGAAATAACTTAATTCAAGACAAACGAACGGTACTTGTAGAcccag ATGGCTTTATAGAGGAATTCTGCTGTGGACCTAAGAAGTTGACTTCAAACTCGGTGGCCATGGATTTAGATGGCCATGAGGAGAtccccagtttgatggagacttcTCCTAGCCAAGACACACCACACGTACAAGGATACGGAGAGAGGACAGAACGCCATGTAAAGCCTGCTTATAGGACAGACGTTTATTCAGTTTTTGAGGATCCAGGGGGTGAGGGCCATGAAGAAAGCTTCAGTAAGAGCAGCCTGGACATGAAGAAAATGAaatccaacaacaacagcagtaGCAGCCAGCACCACCAACACTTTCACCCTGCCCATTACTCTTGCACATCTCCCAGCCATTCTCAGCACATTTCTGGCCATTTGTACCCCTCTGAACAGCTCCAGTCTTTTGGTCATGGTCATGTCCAACTATCTGACACTGATTCTGTGCTTGAAGCTGCAGTGAATAGTATATTAGACTGttag